The following are encoded together in the Blautia obeum ATCC 29174 genome:
- a CDS encoding FtsW/RodA/SpoVE family cell cycle protein produces MSRKKAVVRKPKIKKKTDYYDYSLLAVIILLTCFGLVMLYSTSSYMAELNHGDDMYYFKKQAAISLACIIAALAISKIDYHILTRFTGVIYGVAAVLMLLVKTPLGRSANGARRWLNLGPLSFQPSELAKIAVIVCLSYMIVNMGRKIGTLKGFMMLAGSGGALAFITYVFTDNLSTAIIIFGITIGLIFIAHPKVRPFLIAAGILLVVAIVAISFLSATMETSSSFRLRRILVWLHPEDYASGDGYQTIQALYAIGSGGFLGRGLGNSIQKLGSVPEAQNDMIFSIVCEELGILGGMIVLLLFAYLLYRLFFIAQNASDLFGSLIVSGIFIHIALQVIFNIAVVVNLMPNTGVTLPFISYGGTSILFLMAEMGLALSVARQIKFKEPERLL; encoded by the coding sequence ATGAGTAGAAAAAAAGCAGTTGTAAGAAAACCAAAAATAAAAAAGAAAACCGATTATTATGATTACAGTCTTCTTGCGGTTATCATTCTTTTGACTTGTTTTGGACTGGTTATGCTGTACAGTACCAGCTCTTACATGGCAGAACTGAACCATGGCGATGACATGTATTATTTTAAAAAACAGGCTGCGATCAGTCTGGCATGTATCATAGCCGCACTTGCAATCTCAAAGATAGATTATCATATATTGACGAGATTTACAGGGGTTATTTATGGTGTAGCAGCAGTGCTGATGCTGCTGGTCAAGACACCTCTTGGACGAAGCGCAAATGGAGCGCGTCGATGGCTGAATCTGGGACCATTGTCATTTCAGCCGTCGGAGCTTGCGAAGATTGCAGTGATCGTCTGTCTTTCTTATATGATCGTAAATATGGGAAGAAAGATTGGTACACTGAAAGGCTTTATGATGCTGGCAGGAAGTGGCGGTGCGCTTGCATTCATAACATATGTATTTACAGATAACCTGAGTACTGCGATCATTATTTTCGGTATTACGATTGGCCTTATCTTTATTGCACATCCAAAAGTAAGACCATTCCTCATTGCAGCAGGTATTCTTCTGGTTGTTGCTATTGTTGCTATCAGCTTCTTAAGTGCAACGATGGAAACCAGTTCAAGTTTCCGTTTGAGACGAATCCTTGTATGGCTGCATCCGGAGGATTATGCATCAGGAGATGGCTATCAGACGATACAGGCATTGTATGCGATTGGATCAGGAGGGTTTCTGGGAAGAGGACTTGGAAACAGTATCCAGAAGCTCGGAAGTGTGCCGGAAGCGCAGAACGATATGATCTTTTCTATTGTATGTGAAGAACTTGGAATTCTTGGCGGAATGATCGTACTTCTTCTGTTTGCTTACCTTTTGTACCGATTGTTCTTTATTGCACAGAATGCATCAGATCTGTTTGGCTCATTGATAGTGAGCGGTATTTTTATTCATATTGCACTGCAGGTTATTTTTAATATTGCCGTAGTGGTAAATCTGATGCCAAATACAGGTGTTACTTTGCCGTTTATCAGTTATGGAGGTACATCAATCCTGTTCCTGATGGCAGAGATGGGACTGGCATTGAGTGTGGCCAGACAGATTAAATTTAAAGAGCCGGAAAGGCTTCTCTAA
- the gltX gene encoding glutamate--tRNA ligase, giving the protein MTKIRTRFAPSPTGRMHVGNLRTALYAYLIAKHEGGDFILRIEDTDQERYVEGAVDIIYRTMAGTGLIHDEGPDKDKGYGPYVQSERQASGLYLKYAQQLIEQGDAYYCFCGPEELESMKRVVAGKEISIYDKRCLRLSKEEVQRRLDAGEPHVIRFNMPTEGTTTFHDVIYGDITVNNEEMEDLILIKSDGYPTYNFANVIDDHLMGITHVVRGNEYLSSAPKYNRIYEAFGWEIPVYVHCPLITNEEHQKLSKRSGHSSYEDLLDQGFVTEAIVNFVALLGWSPQDNREIFSLPELVEAFDYHHISKSPAVFDITKLRWMNGEYIKKMDPEEFYEKALPYMKEVLKRDYDFRKIAGMVQTRIETFPDIPALIDFFEEVPEYDSAMYCHKKMKTNEETSLAVLKEVLPVLEAQEDYTNDPLFASLSAFVKEKGYKNGYVMWPLRTAVSGKQMTPAGATEIMEIIGKEETLKRVKAAIEKLS; this is encoded by the coding sequence ATGACAAAGATCAGAACAAGATTTGCACCGAGCCCTACAGGAAGAATGCATGTAGGTAATCTTCGTACAGCGCTTTATGCATATCTCATTGCAAAACACGAAGGTGGAGATTTTATTCTTCGAATCGAAGACACTGACCAGGAGCGTTATGTGGAAGGTGCTGTAGATATCATCTATCGTACGATGGCAGGAACAGGACTCATTCATGATGAAGGTCCGGACAAAGATAAGGGATATGGACCATATGTACAGAGTGAGAGACAGGCTTCGGGACTTTATCTGAAATATGCACAGCAGCTGATCGAGCAGGGAGATGCTTATTACTGCTTTTGTGGACCGGAAGAACTGGAATCTATGAAACGTGTAGTTGCAGGAAAAGAAATCTCTATCTACGATAAGAGATGTCTGCGTCTGTCAAAAGAAGAAGTACAGAGACGTCTTGATGCAGGAGAACCACACGTTATCCGCTTTAATATGCCGACAGAAGGAACTACGACATTCCATGATGTGATCTATGGAGATATCACAGTTAACAACGAAGAGATGGAAGACCTTATCCTGATCAAATCTGATGGATATCCGACATACAACTTTGCAAACGTAATTGATGACCATCTTATGGGAATCACTCATGTTGTCAGAGGAAATGAGTATCTTTCTTCTGCACCAAAATACAACCGTATCTACGAAGCATTCGGATGGGAGATTCCGGTATACGTTCATTGTCCGCTGATCACAAACGAAGAACATCAGAAACTTTCCAAACGTTCCGGACATTCTTCATATGAAGACCTTCTGGATCAGGGATTTGTTACAGAGGCAATCGTTAACTTTGTCGCACTTCTTGGATGGAGCCCGCAGGACAATCGTGAGATCTTCTCACTTCCGGAACTGGTCGAAGCTTTTGATTATCATCATATCAGCAAATCACCGGCCGTATTCGATATTACCAAGCTTCGCTGGATGAATGGCGAGTATATTAAGAAAATGGATCCGGAAGAGTTCTATGAAAAAGCCCTTCCATATATGAAGGAAGTTCTCAAAAGAGATTATGATTTCCGTAAAATTGCCGGAATGGTACAGACCAGAATCGAGACATTCCCGGATATCCCGGCACTGATCGATTTCTTTGAAGAAGTTCCGGAATATGATTCTGCAATGTACTGCCATAAGAAGATGAAGACAAATGAAGAAACTTCTCTTGCAGTATTGAAAGAAGTTCTTCCGGTTCTGGAAGCACAGGAAGATTATACAAATGATCCACTGTTTGCTTCTTTAAGTGCATTTGTCAAAGAAAAAGGTTATAAGAACGGTTATGTAATGTGGCCGCTTCGTACAGCAGTATCCGGTAAACAGATGACACCGGCCGGAGCAACAGAAATTATGGAAATCATCGGCAAAGAAGAAACACTGAAACGTGTAAAGGCAGCAATTGAGAAACTCAGCTGA
- a CDS encoding SpoIIIAC/SpoIIIAD family protein, producing MDIIRISLLGICGVVLGFFLKGTRTEYVSFITMGIGIIILGLAVDKLDYLFRMIGKIQQSLSVDPEYFLTLIKMIGITYIGQFSAGICKDAGYQATASQIELFCKLSVMVLSIPVLMALLETIQEFLG from the coding sequence GTGGATATTATCAGAATATCTCTGCTGGGAATCTGCGGTGTAGTGCTTGGCTTTTTTTTGAAAGGAACAAGAACGGAATATGTTTCGTTCATAACGATGGGGATAGGTATCATAATTCTGGGACTGGCTGTGGATAAACTGGATTATCTTTTCCGGATGATCGGAAAAATACAGCAGAGTCTGTCGGTGGATCCGGAGTATTTTCTTACGCTGATTAAAATGATAGGAATTACATATATTGGGCAGTTTTCTGCCGGGATCTGTAAAGATGCAGGATATCAGGCAACCGCGTCACAGATTGAACTTTTTTGTAAATTATCTGTCATGGTTCTGAGTATTCCCGTATTGATGGCATTGCTGGAAACGATTCAGGAGTTTCTGGGATGA
- a CDS encoding efflux RND transporter permease subunit: protein MIKFGKWIAKHKVIIVIISMLLLIPSFLGMAATRVNYDILSYLPESLETVEGQDIMVDEFGMGAFSMVVVEDMELKDVAALKEKFQNVEHVKDVLWYDSVADLSIPVSMIPEKFKDGFFNGDATMMIALFDNTTSSDAAMEAVSDMRKIANEQCFISGMSGVVTDIKNLALEEMPIYVVIAACLSLLVLLLAMDSLVIPVLFLLSVGLAVVYNLGTNIFFGEVCYITKSLTAVLQLGVTMDYSIFLLNSFENYKKKYDSKDRAMAHAIADTFKSVAGSSVTTIAGFLALCVMTFALGRDMGIVMAKGVVIGVICCITTLPAMILVFDGVIEKTKHKPLVKSLDKASGFITKHYKVWLLVFLVMLYPAVYGNNHTQIYYNIDKSLPATLDSNVSNEKLKEDFDMSTVHMILLKNGLDSKEKTQMLDQIDKVDGVKWSLGMNSLIGPTFPESMILSNIKKMLQSDNYEVQFICSEYSSATDECNAQLDAIQKIVKKYSPESMVIGEAPLMKDLQDTTNVDLQRVNILSMAAIFLIILFVFKSISLPFILLFVIEFAIFVNMAIPYYQGVTLPFVASIVIGAIQLGATVDYAILMTSNYQKQRHLGKTKKESISIAHKFSMKSIIVSGCSFFAATFGVALYSKVDMIGAICTLLARGAVISTVVVLLVLPAMFMVFDPIIVHTSKGFLPDKK from the coding sequence ATGATTAAGTTTGGAAAGTGGATAGCAAAGCATAAAGTGATCATTGTAATCATCAGTATGTTACTGCTTATCCCGTCATTCCTGGGAATGGCAGCGACGAGAGTAAATTACGATATCCTGAGTTATCTGCCGGAATCACTGGAAACAGTTGAAGGCCAGGATATCATGGTGGATGAATTTGGAATGGGTGCATTCTCCATGGTAGTCGTGGAAGATATGGAATTGAAAGATGTCGCAGCATTAAAAGAAAAATTCCAGAATGTGGAGCATGTAAAAGATGTTCTGTGGTATGACAGTGTGGCTGATTTAAGTATTCCGGTAAGCATGATTCCGGAAAAGTTTAAGGATGGATTCTTTAATGGTGATGCTACCATGATGATTGCACTGTTTGATAATACAACATCATCTGATGCAGCGATGGAAGCAGTCAGCGACATGCGTAAGATCGCAAACGAACAGTGCTTTATCAGTGGTATGTCCGGTGTTGTAACAGATATCAAGAACCTGGCACTTGAAGAGATGCCGATCTATGTTGTGATCGCAGCCTGCTTATCATTGCTGGTTCTGCTTCTTGCAATGGATTCACTGGTAATTCCTGTGTTGTTCCTTCTCAGTGTAGGCCTTGCAGTTGTTTACAATCTTGGAACTAATATTTTCTTTGGAGAAGTTTGTTATATAACAAAATCTCTGACAGCAGTACTTCAGCTAGGTGTAACAATGGACTATTCCATTTTCCTTCTGAACTCCTTTGAAAATTATAAGAAAAAATACGATAGCAAAGACCGTGCGATGGCACATGCGATTGCAGATACATTTAAATCTGTAGCCGGAAGCTCGGTTACTACGATTGCCGGATTCCTTGCTCTGTGTGTTATGACGTTTGCACTTGGACGTGATATGGGTATTGTTATGGCAAAAGGTGTTGTCATCGGTGTTATCTGCTGTATTACCACACTGCCGGCAATGATCCTTGTATTTGACGGAGTGATTGAAAAAACAAAACATAAACCACTGGTCAAAAGCCTGGATAAGGCTTCTGGTTTTATCACAAAGCATTACAAAGTATGGCTTCTTGTTTTCCTGGTAATGCTGTATCCGGCTGTTTACGGAAACAATCATACTCAGATTTACTATAATATTGATAAGTCACTTCCGGCTACACTGGACAGTAATGTATCCAATGAAAAACTGAAAGAAGACTTCGATATGAGTACGGTTCATATGATACTTTTGAAAAATGGACTGGACAGTAAAGAAAAAACACAGATGCTGGATCAGATTGACAAAGTTGACGGGGTGAAATGGTCACTTGGAATGAATTCCCTGATCGGACCTACATTCCCGGAATCTATGATTCTTTCCAATATTAAAAAAATGCTTCAGTCCGACAACTATGAAGTACAGTTTATCTGCTCAGAGTATTCTTCAGCAACGGATGAATGCAACGCACAGCTTGATGCGATTCAGAAGATTGTTAAGAAATACAGTCCTGAATCAATGGTGATCGGTGAAGCACCTCTGATGAAAGACCTTCAGGATACAACAAATGTTGACCTCCAGAGAGTAAATATCCTCTCTATGGCAGCAATATTCCTGATCATCCTGTTTGTATTCAAATCAATCTCGTTACCATTTATTCTGCTGTTTGTTATCGAATTTGCAATTTTTGTTAATATGGCAATCCCGTATTACCAGGGGGTAACGCTTCCATTTGTTGCAAGTATCGTAATCGGTGCCATCCAGCTGGGTGCAACCGTAGACTATGCGATCCTGATGACAAGTAACTATCAGAAACAGCGTCATCTTGGAAAAACTAAAAAAGAATCTATTTCCATTGCACATAAATTCTCAATGAAATCTATTATCGTAAGTGGATGTAGTTTCTTTGCGGCAACATTTGGTGTAGCCCTGTACTCAAAGGTAGATATGATCGGTGCGATCTGTACACTGCTTGCACGTGGTGCAGTGATCAGTACGGTTGTTGTACTTCTTGTATTGCCTGCGATGTTTATGGTATTTGATCCGATCATCGTTCATACATCAAAAGGCTTTTTGCCGGATAAAAAATAA
- a CDS encoding stage III sporulation protein AE codes for MKRRKQSRRWRGKKYAPVMIGMLVLLMNLADLKISNLISGSIICQAAERQSENTETENNSGGTEKEKITQTEASTVSDILEELDLSRVQRMLDQMLGEESFSMKDMLDGLIKGEKVLSEDTVQEMVHSFLFSGLEKEKSLLIKILLLILLSAVLANFADVFESGQIGDICFYIVYLLLFILLMDSFSSVTRSVQQTITWMAEFMRGLAPAYFLTISIAAGSSTAAVFYEGVLILTWLIQEVILNLLFPGACLYVLISLINNLSKEEMLGKMAELLDTAVSWGLKTLLGMVVGLQVVRGLIAPVMDTLKRSALGKAAGALPGVGNAVNMVTELVLTSAVLVRNCLGVVILFAFVAAGAGPVIHYGILSLLYRFLAAIAQPVSEKRIVDSLATMGEGCALLLRILFTAEILCILDFVILMTGIGGSG; via the coding sequence ATGAAGCGCCGAAAACAGAGCAGAAGATGGCGTGGAAAAAAATATGCACCAGTTATGATAGGAATGCTCGTATTACTGATGAATCTGGCGGATCTGAAAATTTCGAATCTGATATCGGGAAGTATTATCTGTCAGGCAGCTGAAAGGCAGTCAGAGAATACAGAGACTGAAAATAATTCAGGAGGGACAGAGAAAGAAAAGATAACGCAGACGGAAGCCAGCACGGTATCGGATATCCTTGAAGAACTTGATCTTTCACGGGTGCAAAGGATGCTGGACCAGATGCTCGGAGAAGAAAGCTTTTCCATGAAGGACATGCTGGATGGTCTGATAAAAGGAGAAAAGGTATTATCTGAAGATACTGTGCAGGAGATGGTGCACAGTTTTTTATTTTCCGGTCTGGAAAAGGAAAAGAGTCTTCTGATAAAAATACTGCTTCTTATTTTACTATCTGCTGTACTGGCGAATTTTGCAGATGTTTTTGAGAGCGGACAGATTGGAGATATCTGTTTTTATATTGTCTATTTGTTGCTGTTTATTCTGCTGATGGATTCTTTTTCATCTGTTACCAGGTCCGTGCAGCAGACGATTACATGGATGGCGGAGTTTATGAGAGGACTTGCCCCGGCATATTTCCTGACTATATCGATAGCGGCAGGGAGTTCGACGGCAGCGGTCTTTTATGAGGGGGTTCTGATCCTTACCTGGCTGATCCAGGAAGTAATATTGAATCTTCTGTTTCCGGGAGCATGCCTGTATGTGCTGATCTCGCTGATCAACAATCTGTCAAAAGAGGAAATGCTTGGAAAAATGGCGGAACTTCTGGACACTGCAGTGAGTTGGGGATTGAAAACACTTCTTGGTATGGTAGTGGGACTGCAGGTTGTGAGAGGACTTATTGCTCCGGTAATGGATACTTTAAAAAGAAGTGCACTGGGAAAGGCAGCAGGTGCGCTGCCAGGAGTGGGGAATGCAGTGAATATGGTTACAGAGCTGGTACTGACAAGTGCGGTACTTGTGAGAAACTGCCTTGGAGTTGTTATACTGTTTGCTTTTGTGGCAGCAGGGGCCGGTCCGGTGATCCATTATGGAATTTTGTCCCTGCTCTATCGATTTCTGGCAGCAATAGCGCAGCCAGTCTCGGAAAAAAGGATCGTAGATTCACTTGCAACGATGGGAGAAGGCTGTGCGCTGCTCCTGCGTATTCTTTTTACGGCAGAGATTTTATGTATCCTTGATTTTGTTATTTTGATGACCGGGATTGGAGGAAGCGGATGA
- a CDS encoding 4'-phosphopantetheinyl transferase family protein, protein MKAVIYFTEVPQQYEHKNMEHMIGEKLLATGLYKEYGLKLAFEPRATGEHGKPFLTLQPKIHYNITHSGKYVMCIIADQEIGIDVQVHKKVNYERMLERMVPADMIREILDSDEPEKAFFTQWVLREAYIKWTGEGLSRDLRTISMDDGIYLMLELGEDYSGAVWSRKPLELRWEHAEVQLP, encoded by the coding sequence ATGAAGGCGGTTATTTATTTTACAGAAGTTCCACAGCAGTACGAACACAAAAATATGGAGCACATGATAGGGGAGAAACTGCTTGCGACGGGACTCTACAAAGAGTATGGACTGAAGCTGGCATTTGAACCGAGGGCTACCGGTGAACATGGCAAACCATTCCTTACCCTGCAGCCGAAGATACATTATAATATTACACATTCCGGAAAATATGTAATGTGTATCATCGCAGACCAGGAAATTGGAATAGATGTGCAGGTGCATAAAAAGGTAAATTATGAACGGATGCTGGAGAGAATGGTTCCGGCGGATATGATTCGAGAAATACTGGACAGTGATGAACCGGAAAAAGCCTTTTTTACGCAGTGGGTATTAAGGGAAGCCTATATTAAATGGACGGGAGAAGGCCTGTCCCGAGATCTTCGAACGATTTCCATGGATGATGGAATTTACCTGATGCTGGAACTCGGAGAAGACTATAGTGGCGCTGTGTGGTCGCGTAAACCATTGGAACTGCGATGGGAGCATGCGGAAGTACAGCTGCCATGA
- the spoIIIAA gene encoding stage III sporulation protein AA, whose product MRAGQIQSLFAGNIRKLLEECVIDYEKLYEIRLRTGRPVFLCYGDGEKFLRTGNGMPYRVTRQDLKETLEYISGYSLYAYEDEICQGYLSVQGGHRVGITGKVILDGEHIRGMKYISCINVRLAHQVQGCADEVLPYIRNGEQVYHTLIIAPPRCGKTTLLRDMIRQISNGTDRIQGKTVGVVDERSELAGCYQGIPQNDLGMRTDVLDACPKAKGMQMLLRSMSPDVVAVDELGKKEDFKAVESVVHCGCKLFATAHGNSLEDILRQPFFQKLRELEVFERYIVLGKKGHAGSIEAIYDGKGKPC is encoded by the coding sequence ATCAGGGCGGGACAGATTCAGAGTCTTTTTGCCGGAAATATCCGGAAACTTCTGGAAGAATGTGTGATAGATTACGAAAAACTTTATGAAATCAGACTTCGGACAGGCCGACCGGTATTTCTGTGTTATGGAGACGGAGAAAAATTTCTCCGAACCGGAAATGGAATGCCTTATCGGGTAACGAGACAGGATCTGAAAGAAACACTGGAGTATATCAGTGGATATTCTCTTTATGCTTATGAAGATGAAATATGTCAGGGCTATCTGAGTGTACAGGGAGGGCATCGGGTAGGAATTACCGGAAAAGTCATTCTGGATGGGGAACATATCCGGGGGATGAAGTATATTTCCTGCATCAACGTGCGGCTTGCACATCAGGTACAGGGGTGCGCAGATGAAGTGTTGCCGTATATCCGAAATGGAGAGCAGGTATATCATACACTGATCATTGCACCGCCAAGATGTGGAAAAACCACCCTTCTCAGAGATATGATACGGCAGATCAGCAATGGGACAGATAGAATCCAGGGAAAGACAGTAGGAGTGGTGGACGAGAGAAGTGAACTTGCCGGATGCTATCAGGGAATACCACAGAATGATCTGGGGATGCGGACAGATGTGCTGGATGCCTGCCCAAAGGCAAAAGGAATGCAGATGTTGCTGCGTTCGATGTCACCGGATGTTGTGGCTGTAGATGAACTTGGGAAGAAAGAAGATTTTAAAGCGGTAGAGTCCGTGGTCCATTGTGGGTGTAAATTGTTTGCGACAGCTCACGGAAATTCACTGGAAGATATTTTAAGACAGCCCTTTTTTCAGAAACTGAGAGAACTGGAAGTCTTTGAACGATATATTGTTCTTGGAAAAAAAGGACATGCAGGAAGTATAGAAGCAATATATGATGGGAAGGGAAAACCATGCTGA
- the acpP gene encoding acyl carrier protein, with protein MLEEMRKMIAEQLNCEESEITADTSFKDDLGADSLDLFELVMALEDEYNIEIPAEELTELATVGDVIEYLKGRGIEA; from the coding sequence ATGTTAGAAGAAATGAGAAAAATGATTGCAGAACAGTTAAACTGCGAAGAAAGCGAAATTACAGCAGATACTTCTTTTAAAGATGATCTTGGAGCAGATTCTCTTGATCTTTTTGAACTGGTAATGGCTCTGGAAGATGAATACAATATAGAGATTCCTGCTGAAGAGCTGACAGAACTGGCAACAGTGGGAGATGTGATCGAATATCTGAAAGGCAGAGGCATCGAAGCTTAG
- a CDS encoding stage III sporulation protein AB, translating into MLKLVGAVLIIFASAGLGYLKSRELMLHEKNLEEFLQVILCLKGEIRCGNSSLSDALRDTACRCRGRYEEFLERVAACIEANTEEKLSIIFQNCTENYLTDLKLDEDERRKISLLGEKLGYLDREMQIRQLELYETDFLYLLQNLRKDKEEKKKIYRSLGAMGGILLAILFW; encoded by the coding sequence ATGCTGAAACTGGTGGGAGCTGTCCTTATTATCTTCGCGTCCGCAGGACTGGGATACTTAAAAAGCAGAGAACTTATGCTACATGAGAAAAATCTTGAAGAGTTTTTACAGGTTATTTTATGCCTGAAAGGAGAGATACGGTGCGGAAATAGCTCGCTTTCGGATGCGCTTCGCGATACGGCATGTCGATGTCGGGGAAGGTACGAGGAGTTTTTAGAAAGGGTGGCTGCATGCATAGAAGCTAACACAGAAGAGAAACTCAGCATAATTTTTCAAAATTGTACAGAAAATTACCTTACAGATTTAAAACTCGATGAGGATGAACGGAGAAAAATAAGTTTGCTGGGAGAGAAACTTGGCTATCTGGACCGGGAAATGCAGATTCGGCAGCTGGAACTATATGAAACAGATTTTCTTTATCTTTTGCAAAATCTGCGGAAAGATAAAGAGGAAAAGAAAAAAATATATCGAAGTCTTGGTGCTATGGGTGGCATCCTGCTTGCAATATTATTCTGGTAA
- the spoIIIAC gene encoding stage III sporulation protein AC: MEVTIIFKIAAVGILVSILSQVLKHSGRDEQAFMVSLAGLLIVLFWIVPYIYELFQNIQKLFVI, encoded by the coding sequence ATGGAAGTTACGATCATATTTAAGATTGCGGCAGTTGGGATACTTGTTTCCATTCTTTCTCAGGTATTGAAACACAGTGGCAGAGATGAGCAGGCTTTTATGGTAAGCCTTGCGGGTTTGTTGATCGTTCTGTTTTGGATCGTTCCGTATATTTATGAATTGTTTCAGAACATCCAGAAGTTATTTGTAATCTGA
- a CDS encoding ATP-dependent helicase, whose product MIKRNPSQQRAIAHLSGPMMVLAGPGSGKTSVIVERTAYMINEGGISPSNILVVTFSRAAAKEMKERFLSFTGQQYTPVTFGTFHGVFYGILKQAYGFTAANILSDEEKFGILRELTLNYGGDLAEEGDFPEEIAREISVVKGNKIALEHYYSSCCPDEVFRQIYQGYREACQSRRKLDFDDMILYCYELFVQRKDILEAWQKKFQYILVDEFQDINQLQYDIVRMLAKPQNNLFIVGDDDQSIYHFRGARPEIMLNFTRDYPDAETVTLDVNYRCSGQILSAAMHVIGENKKRFSKKLSTPNQVGKAVQIREFQNPREEYLAVVSELRERMENGERLEDTAILLRTNQEAEGLVGALMERQVPFNMKEKLPNLFQHWICRNLLAYMHFAAGEKNRKYFLEFMNRPNRYISRDALSLSSVVSFEELKEFYKDKDWMCDRITTLETHLRVLKSLAPYAAINFIRKGMGYEEYLREYAEYRKIKPEELSEILDRLTESTKGMNSLEEWESYIEEYTEKLEEQARKAEQEREGVLISTLHGVKGLEYEQVYILNVNEGSMPYRKAVLEPAIEEERRLFYVGMTRARKQLALCYVRQQYEKKREPSRFLKEAGV is encoded by the coding sequence ATGATAAAAAGAAATCCATCTCAACAAAGGGCGATCGCCCACCTGTCAGGACCAATGATGGTTCTGGCAGGCCCCGGTTCGGGGAAAACTTCCGTAATTGTAGAACGAACTGCATATATGATAAATGAAGGCGGAATCTCACCTTCTAATATTCTGGTCGTGACTTTTTCCAGGGCGGCGGCAAAGGAAATGAAGGAGCGCTTTTTAAGTTTTACCGGACAGCAGTATACTCCGGTTACTTTTGGTACATTTCATGGCGTGTTTTATGGAATATTGAAACAGGCATATGGATTTACTGCGGCTAATATTCTGTCTGATGAAGAAAAATTCGGCATTTTGAGAGAACTGACGTTGAATTATGGTGGTGATCTGGCAGAAGAAGGAGATTTTCCGGAAGAGATTGCCAGGGAGATCAGTGTGGTGAAAGGAAACAAAATTGCACTGGAACATTACTATTCTTCATGCTGTCCGGATGAAGTGTTCCGACAGATTTACCAGGGATACCGTGAAGCCTGTCAGAGCAGACGTAAACTGGATTTTGATGATATGATCCTGTATTGTTATGAGCTTTTTGTGCAGCGAAAAGATATTCTGGAAGCATGGCAGAAGAAATTTCAGTATATTCTTGTGGATGAATTTCAGGATATCAACCAATTGCAGTATGATATTGTACGCATGCTGGCAAAGCCACAGAATAATTTGTTTATCGTTGGAGATGACGATCAGTCGATTTATCATTTTCGTGGTGCAAGGCCTGAAATTATGCTGAATTTTACCAGAGATTATCCGGATGCGGAAACAGTTACACTGGATGTGAATTATCGATGCAGTGGACAGATCCTTTCAGCAGCGATGCACGTGATCGGAGAAAATAAAAAACGTTTTTCCAAAAAGCTTTCCACACCGAATCAGGTAGGTAAAGCGGTTCAGATACGGGAATTCCAAAATCCGAGAGAAGAATATCTTGCAGTTGTCTCGGAACTCAGAGAACGGATGGAAAACGGAGAGCGTCTGGAAGATACGGCAATTCTTCTTCGAACGAATCAGGAGGCAGAAGGACTGGTAGGTGCATTGATGGAACGACAGGTCCCGTTTAACATGAAGGAAAAACTCCCGAATCTTTTTCAGCATTGGATCTGCCGGAATCTTCTTGCCTATATGCATTTTGCAGCAGGGGAAAAGAACAGGAAGTATTTCCTTGAATTTATGAATCGGCCCAATCGATATATTTCCCGTGATGCCTTGTCATTATCATCAGTTGTATCCTTTGAAGAACTAAAAGAATTTTATAAAGATAAGGACTGGATGTGTGACCGTATCACAACATTGGAAACGCATTTGCGAGTGCTGAAGAGTCTGGCACCTTATGCTGCAATTAATTTTATCCGAAAGGGAATGGGATATGAAGAATACTTGCGTGAATATGCAGAGTATCGTAAAATAAAACCAGAAGAGCTGAGTGAGATTCTGGACCGGTTGACAGAAAGTACAAAAGGAATGAACAGTCTGGAAGAATGGGAATCCTACATAGAAGAATACACAGAAAAGCTTGAAGAGCAGGCACGAAAAGCTGAGCAGGAACGGGAGGGCGTTCTGATCTCTACACTTCATGGGGTGAAAGGTCTGGAGTATGAACAGGTGTATATCCTGAATGTTAATGAAGGTAGTATGCCTTATCGAAAAGCGGTACTGGAACCTGCCATTGAAGAAGAACGCAGACTGTTTTATGTCGGAATGACACGGGCCAGGAAACAGTTGGCTTTATGTTACGTGAGACAACAGTATGAGAAGAAACGGGAACCGTCCCGATTCTTAAAGGAGGCTGGAGTATGA